One genomic segment of Pseudonocardia sp. T1-2H includes these proteins:
- a CDS encoding DUF1206 domain-containing protein — translation MVYAAPGGSAASVALGSTSSSSQSQQHATTGVLAWPGGRAIGVAAGPITIGVGVRRWSGAWGSLSARRLTLRRCPPSPEAAWRDWAKSDTSSRGWPWVWWEACTATASRGGAAPPAW, via the coding sequence GTGGTCTACGCCGCACCGGGGGGCAGCGCAGCGTCGGTCGCGCTCGGCTCGACATCGTCGAGCTCGCAGTCCCAGCAGCACGCCACTACCGGTGTGCTCGCGTGGCCCGGCGGACGGGCGATCGGCGTGGCCGCGGGGCCGATCACCATCGGGGTCGGCGTACGGCGGTGGTCAGGGGCGTGGGGGAGTCTTTCAGCGAGGAGATTGACACTTCGTCGATGTCCCCCGTCGCCCGAAGCGGCGTGGCGCGATTGGGCCAAGTCGGATACGTCGTCAAGGGGCTGGCCCTGGGTGTGGTGGGAGGCCTGCACAGCTACCGCCAGTCGCGGGGGAGCGGCGCCACCAGCTTGGTGA
- a CDS encoding DUF1206 domain-containing protein yields the protein MTTNSGGKAKQPRGEAEQPGDSTSLEMLARVGLIAYGVVHLLIAWLALQIAWGARALAGHSSHLGLSQP from the coding sequence ATGACAACCAATTCTGGCGGCAAGGCCAAGCAGCCCCGCGGCGAGGCCGAACAGCCCGGTGACAGCACGTCACTGGAGATGCTCGCCCGCGTCGGGTTGATCGCTTACGGCGTCGTACACCTGTTGATCGCGTGGTTGGCGCTGCAGATCGCGTGGGGCGCTCGCGCTCTGGCAGGCCACTCAAGCCATCTGGGGCTATCGCAACCGTGA
- a CDS encoding class I SAM-dependent methyltransferase has protein sequence MATPQPRTASTAPDRQLPRPPPQHRLAQDQRRASEAYRSQAGRYDQRTESFRYWRELLVDQLAARSGDTVLDVGCGTGLCLSQLQHKTGTTGAIVGIDASEQMLAVAADRVAEHGWDNVRLLAAPIEHAPIDATADAALFCAVHDVMQSPAALGNVFDHLRPGAAVAAAGGKQPGPWMWPLRGWVADLHAPFIDDFTGFDRPWRLLAEFVPDLRVHELAFGTGYLALGHARGR, from the coding sequence ATGGCGACACCCCAACCGCGCACCGCGTCAACTGCGCCGGACCGACAGCTGCCCCGGCCCCCTCCGCAACACCGCCTCGCACAAGACCAACGCAGAGCGTCGGAGGCCTACCGCAGCCAGGCCGGCCGCTACGATCAGCGGACCGAGTCCTTCCGCTATTGGCGCGAACTCCTGGTCGACCAGCTGGCCGCCCGCAGCGGGGACACGGTCCTCGACGTGGGCTGCGGCACCGGGTTGTGCCTCTCGCAGCTGCAGCACAAGACCGGCACCACCGGGGCCATCGTGGGCATCGACGCATCCGAGCAGATGCTCGCCGTGGCCGCTGACCGGGTCGCCGAGCACGGCTGGGACAACGTGCGGCTCCTGGCCGCCCCGATCGAGCACGCGCCGATCGACGCCACCGCCGACGCCGCCCTGTTCTGCGCGGTGCACGATGTGATGCAGTCCCCTGCAGCCCTGGGCAACGTCTTCGACCACCTGCGTCCCGGCGCGGCGGTGGCCGCGGCCGGCGGGAAACAGCCCGGCCCGTGGATGTGGCCGCTGCGGGGGTGGGTGGCCGACCTGCACGCGCCGTTCATCGACGATTTCACCGGTTTCGACCGGCCGTGGCGACTGCTGGCCGAGTTCGTCCCGGACCTGCGGGTTCATGAGCTGGCCTTCGGTACCGGGTACCTCGCACTCGGGCACGCCCGGGGCCGCTAG
- a CDS encoding alpha/beta fold hydrolase: protein MSIQYLEAGTGPALLLVHGHEQSATSWRWVIPALARTHRVLALSLPGHGDSAPAVGGYAPGADLAPFLAEFLDTLAVGPLDVVGHSAGGAVALRLALANPARVRTLALVDSAGLGRDVNPLLALDTLPFLGELAILLSRVPGGHVGRTGMSAAMLFAQPWRVPAEFFTEQHALGRRPGQLEASTAMARALFDATGQRGVLLGQLHTVTMPTLVVWGGCDYVLPAYQAHAAVERLPRGRLSLFPDCGHLPHVECPDRFATVLRDWLTEHHDPAI from the coding sequence CGATGGGTCATCCCCGCGCTGGCCCGCACACATCGGGTGCTCGCCCTGAGCCTGCCCGGTCACGGAGACAGTGCCCCGGCGGTCGGTGGCTATGCCCCGGGTGCGGACCTGGCTCCGTTCCTGGCCGAGTTCCTCGACACCCTCGCCGTCGGGCCACTCGACGTGGTCGGACACTCGGCCGGCGGTGCGGTCGCGCTGCGCCTGGCCCTGGCCAACCCGGCGCGGGTGCGAACGCTGGCCCTGGTCGACAGCGCCGGCCTGGGTCGCGACGTCAACCCGCTGCTCGCCCTGGACACCCTGCCCTTCCTCGGCGAGCTGGCCATCCTGCTCAGCCGCGTACCGGGGGGACACGTGGGGCGCACCGGCATGTCCGCGGCGATGCTGTTCGCCCAGCCCTGGCGGGTACCCGCCGAGTTCTTCACCGAGCAGCACGCCCTGGGACGCCGCCCGGGCCAACTCGAGGCCTCCACCGCGATGGCCCGCGCCCTGTTCGACGCAACCGGACAGCGCGGGGTCCTGCTCGGCCAACTCCACACCGTGACGATGCCCACCCTGGTCGTCTGGGGCGGGTGTGACTACGTGCTACCCGCCTACCAGGCACACGCCGCGGTGGAGCGGCTGCCCCGAGGGCGGCTGTCGCTGTTCCCCGACTGCGGGCACCTGCCCCACGTGGAATGCCCCGACCGGTTCGCCACCGTGCTCAGGGACTGGCTCACCGAGCATCACGACCCCGCCATCTAG